A genomic stretch from Canis lupus familiaris isolate Mischka breed German Shepherd chromosome 17, alternate assembly UU_Cfam_GSD_1.0, whole genome shotgun sequence includes:
- the DNAJC5G gene encoding dnaJ homolog subfamily C member 5G isoform X2, with protein MSHLDEAARQLSKSGTTLYAVLELKKGASPEDIKKAYRKLALKYHPDKNPGDAQAAEIFKEINTAHSILSDPKKRKIYDRHGSLGIYIYDHFGEEGVTYYFTMNSCWFKTLVLLCALLTCCCCCCCCCFCCGTLKPPSEEVAKRYQQNVQNQPPRSGADPAKGACPSHWTR; from the exons ATGTCTCATTTGGATGAAGCAGCCCGCCAGCTGTCCAAAAGTGGGACAACTCTCTATGCCGTGCTGGAGCTGAAGAAAGGTGCCTCACCTGAAGACATCAAAAAGGCTTACAG GAAACTGGCCTTGAAGTATCATCCAGACAAGAATCCAGGGGATGCTCAAGCAGCAGAAATATTCAAAGAGATCAACACAGCCCACTCCATACTGAGTGACCCTAAGAAGCGGAAAATCTACGACCGGCATGGCTCattgggaatatatatatatgatcactTTGGCGAAGAAGGCGTCACGTACTATTTTACGATGAATAGTTGTTGGTTCAAG ACACTTGTCCTCCTGTGCGCTCTGCTCAcctgttgctgttgctgctgctgctgctgcttttgctGTGGAACACTTAAGCCACCATCTGAGGAGGTTGCCAAAAGATATCAGCAGAATGTCCAGAATCAGCCTCCGAGGTCAG GTGCTGACCCAGCAAAGGGTGCCTGCCCATCCCACTGGACACGTTGA
- the DNAJC5G gene encoding dnaJ homolog subfamily C member 5G isoform X1: protein MSHLDEAARQLSKSGTTLYAVLELKKGASPEDIKKAYRKLALKYHPDKNPGDAQAAEIFKEINTAHSILSDPKKRKIYDRHGSLGIYIYDHFGEEGVTYYFTMNSCWFKTLVLLCALLTCCCCCCCCCFCCGTLKPPSEEVAKRYQQNVQNQPPRSGNKRNFRRGEDDSEDDF, encoded by the exons ATGTCTCATTTGGATGAAGCAGCCCGCCAGCTGTCCAAAAGTGGGACAACTCTCTATGCCGTGCTGGAGCTGAAGAAAGGTGCCTCACCTGAAGACATCAAAAAGGCTTACAG GAAACTGGCCTTGAAGTATCATCCAGACAAGAATCCAGGGGATGCTCAAGCAGCAGAAATATTCAAAGAGATCAACACAGCCCACTCCATACTGAGTGACCCTAAGAAGCGGAAAATCTACGACCGGCATGGCTCattgggaatatatatatatgatcactTTGGCGAAGAAGGCGTCACGTACTATTTTACGATGAATAGTTGTTGGTTCAAG ACACTTGTCCTCCTGTGCGCTCTGCTCAcctgttgctgttgctgctgctgctgctgcttttgctGTGGAACACTTAAGCCACCATCTGAGGAGGTTGCCAAAAGATATCAGCAGAATGTCCAGAATCAGCCTCCGAGGTCAG gaaacaagagaaattttAGAAGAGGGGAAGATGATAGCGAAGatgatttctaa